The Xylophilus rhododendri region GGTCAGCCTGGACCCGCCGGCGCTCATCACCGTGCCCCTGGCCTTCGCGGCCTGCTGGATCGGCAGCCTGCTCAGCGCCGGGGTGGTCGCCCACCGGCCGGCGCAAGCCACTGCCTAGCAGATTGCGCCGCTGCCCGTGCGCGCCGGTACCGACAAGCCGGGCGTGTTACTGCGGCAAGCAAGAGTCGGCTAGTGGTTAACCCTTGGTTTCCATTAAGCTGGTGGATGGACCCGCCATGCGTGGGTCGTCTTCCACGGGCACATCCGTGCCTTCCTCTTGCTCCAGCCCGGGCCGGTTCCCGGGCTGCACCGTCCCAGGTCGCCCATGTCCACCACGCCTCCCGCGCGTTCCCACACCCGTCTTTGCCTGGCCCTCGCCCTGGCCGCGATCGCGGCGCTTGCCGGATGCGACAGCAAGAAGGCCGCCGCGCCGGCCGCCCAGGTACCGGAGGTGGGTGTCATCACCGTCGCCACCAGCGCGGTTCCCGTGATCAGCGAGCTGCCCGGCCGCACCAGCGCCTACCAGGTGGCCCAGGTGCGCGCGCGGGTCGATGGCATCGTGCTCAGCCGCGACTTCACCGAAGGCGCCAACGTCAAGGCCGGCCAGCGGCTCTACAAGATCGATCCGGCGCCCTACATCGCCACCCTCAACAGCGCCAAGGCCACGCTGGCGCGCGCCCAGGCCAACCTGGTGGCGCAGAACGCCCAGGTGGAACGCTACAAGGTGCTGGTGGCCGGCAACGCGGTCAGCAAGCAGAATTACGACAACGCCCTGGCCACCCAGGGCCAGGCCGCGGCCGACGTGGCCGCCGGCCAGGCCGCGGTGGCCACGGCGCAGATCAACCTGGGCTATACCGACGTGGTCGCGCCGATCAGCGGCCGCATCGGCCTGTCGCAGGTCACGCCCGGCGCCTATGTTCAGGCCAGCGGCGCCACCCTGCTGGCCACGGTGCAGCAGCTCGATCCGATGTACGTGGACCTGACGCAGTCCAGCGTCGACGGCCTGCAGCTGCGCACCGACATCCGCGAAGGCCGGCTGCAGACCAGCGGCGCCAATGCCGCGCAGATCGCACTCACGCTGGAGAACGGCGCCCGCTACGAAGCCGCCGGCAAGCTGCAGTTCTCCGACGTCAGCGTGGACCAGGGCACCGGCTCCGTCACGGTGCGCGCGGTGTTCCCCAACAAGAACAACATCCTGCTGCCCGGCATGTTCGTGCGTGCCCGCCTGGAGCAGGGCGTCAACAACAACGCCATGCTGATTCCCCAGGTTGGCGTGACGCACGACCAGAGCGGCCGCCCGGTCGCGCTGGTGGTGGGCGGCGACGGCAAGGTCAACCAGGTGGTGCTGACCACCTCGGGCACCCGCGGCGCCGACTGGATCGTCACCGACGGCGTCAAGCCGGGTGACCAGGTGGTGGTGCAGGGCACCGACAAGGTCCGCTCCGGCGCCCAGGCCAAGGCCGTGCCCGCCAAGCTGCCCCCGGCCGCGGGCGCGCCCGCCGCAGCCGCCGCGCCCGCGGCCCCGGCCCCCGCCAAAACCGGTTCGGGCTCCTGAGCCGGCCCCACATGAAGAGCGAGTTCCTGCTACATGGCTAATTTCTTCATCGATCGCCCCATCTTCGCGTGGGTCATCGCGATCATCCTGATGCTGACCGGCGTGGGGGCGATCTACACCCTGCCGGTCTCCCAATACCCGACCATCGCGCCGCCCGCCGTGTCGATCCGCGCGAACTACGCGGGCGCCTCGGCCAGCACGGTCGAGAACACGGTCACCCAGGTGATCGAGCAGCAGATGAGCGGCCTCGACCACCTGCTCTACCTCTCCTCCAACAGCGACGACTCCGGCGCCGCCACCATCACCCTGACCTTCGCCGCCGGCACCAACCCCGACATCGCGCAGGTGCAGGTGCAGAACAAGCTGCAGCTGGCCACCCCGCTGCTGCCGACGGCGGTGCAGCAGGCCGGCATCTCGGTGACCAAGTCCAGCTCCAGCTTCCTGATGGTGATGGCCTTCGTCTCCGAAGACGGCAAGATGGACCGCTACGCCCTGGCCAACTACATCGCCTCGAAGATCCAGGACCCGGTCAGCCGCCTCGACGGCGTGGGCACCGTCACCCTGTTCGGCTCGCAGTACGCGATGCGCATCTGGCTCGACGCGGCCAAGCTCAACAACTACAAGCTCAACGCCACCGACGTCACCGCCGCCATCACCGCGCAGAACGTGCAGGTGGCCGGCGGCTCGCTGGGCGGCACGCCGCCGGTGCCGGGCCAGATGCTGCAGGCCACCATCACCGAGGCCACGCTGCTGCGCACGCCCGAGGAGTTCGGCAACATCCTGCTGAAGGTCAACACCGACGGCTCGCAGGTGCGCATCAAGGACGTGGCGCGCATCGGCCTGGGCGGCGAGAACTACAACATCACCACCCAGTACAACGGCATGCCGGCCGCCGGCCTGGGCATCCAGCTGGCCACCGGCGCCAACGCGCTCAACACCGCCGACGTGGTGCGCAAGCGCGTGGCCGAGCTGCAGCCCTTCTTCCCGCCGGGCATGACGGTGAAGTACCCCTACGACACCACGCCCTTCGTCACGCAATCGATCGAGGAAGTGGTCAAGACACTTATCGAAGGCGTGGTGCTGGTGTTCCTGGTTATGTATCTCTTCCTGCAGAACATCCGCGCCACCCTGATCCCCACGATCGCCGTGCCGGTGGTGCTGCTGGGCACCTTCGCCGCCATGTCGGTGGCGGGCTTCTCGATCAACACCCTGTCGATGTTCGGCCTGGTGCTGGCCATCGGCCTGCTGGTGGACGATGCCATCGTGGTGGTGGAGAACGTCGAGCGGGTGATGGCCGAGGAGGGCCTGGGCCCGCGCGACGCCACCCGCAAGGCCATGGGCCAGATCACCGGCGCGCTGGTGGGCGTGGCCCTGGTGCTGTCTGCGGTGTTCGTGCCGGTGGCCTTCTCGGGCGGCTCGGTGGGCGCCATCTACCGCCAGTTCTCGCTGACCATCGTAGTGGCCATGATCCTGTCGGTGCTGACCGCGCTGATCCTGACGCCGGCGCTCTGCGCCACGCTGCTCAAGCCGGTCGAGAAAGGCCACGAGAAGAAGACCGGCTTCTTCGGCTGGTTCAACCGCGTGTTCGACCGCAGCCAGAACAGGTATCACAGCGGCGTGCAGGGCGTGATCAAGCGCTCGGGCCGCTGGCTGATCCTGTACGCGCTGCTGCTGGTGGTGGTGGGCTTCATGTTCACGAAGATCCCCAAGTCCTTCCTGCCGGACGAGGACCAGGGCACCATGTTCGTGATCGTGCAGACCCCGGCCGGCTCCACCCAGGAACGCACCGCCCATGCCCTGAAGGACGTCAGCGCCTATCTGCATGACGACGAGGGCGCGCTGGTCGAATCGACCTTCGAGATCAACGGCTTCAGCTTCGCCGGCCGCGGCCAGAACTCGGGCCTGGTCTTCGTGCGCCTGAAGGGCTATGAAGACCGGCAGGGCGCCGACCAGAAACTGCAGGCCCTGGCCAAGCGCCTGAACATGCATTTCGGCAGCTACAAGGACGCGCTGGTGATCGGCGTCAACCCGCCGTCGATCCCCGAACTGGGCACCGCCTCCGGCTTCGACCTGGAGCTGGTCGACCGCGCCGGCCTCGGCCACGAGGCGCTGATCGCCGCGCGCAACCAGCTGCTCGGCATGGCGGCGCAGGACCCGGCGCTGGCGCAGGTGCGGCCCAACGGCCTGAACGACACGCCCAAGTTCCAGGTCGTCATCGACCGCGAGAAGGCGCAGGCCCTGGGCCTGACCGCCGCCGGCATCGACCAGGCCTTCGCGGTGGCATGGGGCTCCTCGTACGTCAACAACTTCCTCGATACCGACAACCGCATCAAGAAGGTCTACGTGCAGGGCGATTCCAAGTGGCGCATGAACCCGGAGAACCTCAACGACTGGTACCTGCGCAACAGCGCCGGCGCCATGGTGCCCTTCAGCGCCTTCGGCAGCGGCAAGTGGACCTACGGCTCGCCCAAGCTGGAACGCTACAACGGCGTCTCGGCCGTCGAACTCCAGGGCGCGGCCGCGCCCGGCAAGTCGACCGGCGATGCCATGGCCGCGATGGAAGCCCTGGTCGCCAAGCTGCCCGCGGGCATCAGCTACGAATGGACCGGGCTGTCCTTCCAGGAACGCCAGTCCGGCTCGCAGGCGCCCTTCCTCTACGGCGTGTCGATCCTGGTGGTGTTCCTGTGCCTGGCCGCGCTCTACGAGAGCTGGGCGATCCCGGTCTCGGTGATCATGGTGGTGCCCCTGGGCATCCTGGGCGCGCTGGCCGCGACCCTGGTGCGCGGGCTGGAGAACGACGTGTTCTTCCAGGTCGGCCTGCTGACCACCGTCGGCCTGGCGGCGAAGAACGCCATCCTGATCGTGGAGTTCGCCCGCGAGCTGGAGGCCCAGGGCATGGGTGTGGTGGAGGCCGCCGTCGAGGCGGCACGCCTGCGCCTGCGCCCCATCCTGATGACCTCGCTGGCCTTCATCCTGGGCGTGCTGCCGCTGGCCATCAGCAACGGCGCCGGCTCGGGCAGCCAGCATGCGATCGGCACCGGCGTGATCGGCGGCATGCTGACGGCGACCTTCCTGGCCATCTTCATGATCCCGATGTTCTTCGTGGTGATCAGCAAGCTGGCCGGCCAGACCAAACCCAAGGAGCATCCGCACGACGACAAGCCGCCGCCGGACGCCCATGCGCCGCAGGCCGCAGGAGCCCACTGAGATGCGAACCGTCTTCCCCAAGAGCCTGATGGCTTCGGCGGCACTGCTCGCCCTGCTGGCCGGCTGCAGCCTGCAGCCGGTGTACCAACGCCCGGCCGCGCCGGTGGGCGCGGCCTTCCCCGCGGGTGCTGTGTACGAGCGCCAGCCCGGCGCCGCCTCGCCCGAGGGCCAGGCGCGTTCGGCGGACGGCCGCGCCGCCGCCGACATCGGCTGGCGCGACTTCTTCGCCGACCCGCGCCTGCAGGCCATCGTCGGCCTGGCGCTGCAGAACAACCGCGACCTGCGGGTGTCCATGCTCAACGTCGAGGCCGCGCGGGCCCAGTACCAGATCACCCGCGCCTCGCTGCTGCCCACGGTGGACGGCACCGCCTCGGCCACCCGCCAGCGCACGCCGACCAACCTGTCCTCCTCGGGCCGCAACTACAGCACCGTGTATTCGGTGGGCGCTTCCGTGTCCTGGGAGATCGACTTCTTCGGCCGCGTGGGCAGCCTGCGCGACCAGGCCCTGGCGCAGTACCTCTCGCTGGCCGAGACCCGCAAGGCCGCCGAGATCGCGCTGGTCTCCCAGGTGGCGGTGCAGTACCTCACCATGCTGGGCGACGAGGACCAGCTCGCCGTCACCCGGGCCACGCTGAAGAACGCGCAGGAATCCCTGCGCATCAACCAGCTGAGCTACGACAACGGCGTGGCCACCGAACTCGACCTGCAGCAGGCGCAAGGCATCTTCGAGCAGGCCTCGGCCAGCCTGGAGGCTTACAGCCGCGCCCGCGCGCAGGACGAGAACGCCCTGGTGCTGCTGGTGGGCCAGCAACTGCCGGCCGACCTGCCGGCGGGCCTGCCGCTGGTAGGCCAGCAGCTGCTGACCGACATCCCGGCCGGCCTGCCCTCCGAACTGCTGCAGCGCCGCCCCGACATCGCTGCGGCCGAGCAGGCGCTGCGGGCCGCCAACGCCAACATCGGCGCGGCGCGCGCGGCTTTCTTCCCCAGCGTTTCGCTGACCGGGGATTTCGGCACGCTCTCGCCCACCACCGGCGGCCTGTTCCGCGGCGCCCAGCGCTCGTGGAGCTTCGCGCCGCAGATCTCGGTGCCCATCTTCAGCGGCGGCGCCCTCGCGGCCAACCTGGAGCTGGCCCAGGTGCAGAAACGCATCGAGATCGCCGACTACGAACGCAGCATCCAGACGGCCTTCCGCGAAGTGTCCGACGGCCTGGCCGCGCGCGGCACCTACGACCGGCAAATCCAGTCGCTGCAGCGCTACGAGGCCAGCCAGCGGCGCCGGCTGGAGCTGTCGGACATGCGCTACAAGAACGGCGTGGACGACTACCTGTCGGTGCTGCAGGCGCAGACCGACCTGTTCGGCGCGCAGCAGAGTCTGGTGTCGGCCCGGCTGGCGCGGGCGGCCAACCTGGTCACGCTGTACAAGGCGCTGGGCGGAGGATGGATCGCGAATTCGGGCGAGCCGCCGCGCGATGCGGCTGCCGCGGATCCTGTACTGTCCAGCGCTGCACCGAAACTGAAACCGACCACGGAATCCCGATGAGCATCCAAAGACTGACCCGCGACGCCGCCCTGGCCCTTCCCCTGCAGGCGCTCGACAGCGTCAACGGCGCCC contains the following coding sequences:
- a CDS encoding efflux transporter outer membrane subunit translates to MRTVFPKSLMASAALLALLAGCSLQPVYQRPAAPVGAAFPAGAVYERQPGAASPEGQARSADGRAAADIGWRDFFADPRLQAIVGLALQNNRDLRVSMLNVEAARAQYQITRASLLPTVDGTASATRQRTPTNLSSSGRNYSTVYSVGASVSWEIDFFGRVGSLRDQALAQYLSLAETRKAAEIALVSQVAVQYLTMLGDEDQLAVTRATLKNAQESLRINQLSYDNGVATELDLQQAQGIFEQASASLEAYSRARAQDENALVLLVGQQLPADLPAGLPLVGQQLLTDIPAGLPSELLQRRPDIAAAEQALRAANANIGAARAAFFPSVSLTGDFGTLSPTTGGLFRGAQRSWSFAPQISVPIFSGGALAANLELAQVQKRIEIADYERSIQTAFREVSDGLAARGTYDRQIQSLQRYEASQRRRLELSDMRYKNGVDDYLSVLQAQTDLFGAQQSLVSARLARAANLVTLYKALGGGWIANSGEPPRDAAAADPVLSSAAPKLKPTTESR
- a CDS encoding efflux RND transporter permease subunit, which encodes MANFFIDRPIFAWVIAIILMLTGVGAIYTLPVSQYPTIAPPAVSIRANYAGASASTVENTVTQVIEQQMSGLDHLLYLSSNSDDSGAATITLTFAAGTNPDIAQVQVQNKLQLATPLLPTAVQQAGISVTKSSSSFLMVMAFVSEDGKMDRYALANYIASKIQDPVSRLDGVGTVTLFGSQYAMRIWLDAAKLNNYKLNATDVTAAITAQNVQVAGGSLGGTPPVPGQMLQATITEATLLRTPEEFGNILLKVNTDGSQVRIKDVARIGLGGENYNITTQYNGMPAAGLGIQLATGANALNTADVVRKRVAELQPFFPPGMTVKYPYDTTPFVTQSIEEVVKTLIEGVVLVFLVMYLFLQNIRATLIPTIAVPVVLLGTFAAMSVAGFSINTLSMFGLVLAIGLLVDDAIVVVENVERVMAEEGLGPRDATRKAMGQITGALVGVALVLSAVFVPVAFSGGSVGAIYRQFSLTIVVAMILSVLTALILTPALCATLLKPVEKGHEKKTGFFGWFNRVFDRSQNRYHSGVQGVIKRSGRWLILYALLLVVVGFMFTKIPKSFLPDEDQGTMFVIVQTPAGSTQERTAHALKDVSAYLHDDEGALVESTFEINGFSFAGRGQNSGLVFVRLKGYEDRQGADQKLQALAKRLNMHFGSYKDALVIGVNPPSIPELGTASGFDLELVDRAGLGHEALIAARNQLLGMAAQDPALAQVRPNGLNDTPKFQVVIDREKAQALGLTAAGIDQAFAVAWGSSYVNNFLDTDNRIKKVYVQGDSKWRMNPENLNDWYLRNSAGAMVPFSAFGSGKWTYGSPKLERYNGVSAVELQGAAAPGKSTGDAMAAMEALVAKLPAGISYEWTGLSFQERQSGSQAPFLYGVSILVVFLCLAALYESWAIPVSVIMVVPLGILGALAATLVRGLENDVFFQVGLLTTVGLAAKNAILIVEFARELEAQGMGVVEAAVEAARLRLRPILMTSLAFILGVLPLAISNGAGSGSQHAIGTGVIGGMLTATFLAIFMIPMFFVVISKLAGQTKPKEHPHDDKPPPDAHAPQAAGAH
- a CDS encoding efflux RND transporter periplasmic adaptor subunit — translated: MSTTPPARSHTRLCLALALAAIAALAGCDSKKAAAPAAQVPEVGVITVATSAVPVISELPGRTSAYQVAQVRARVDGIVLSRDFTEGANVKAGQRLYKIDPAPYIATLNSAKATLARAQANLVAQNAQVERYKVLVAGNAVSKQNYDNALATQGQAAADVAAGQAAVATAQINLGYTDVVAPISGRIGLSQVTPGAYVQASGATLLATVQQLDPMYVDLTQSSVDGLQLRTDIREGRLQTSGANAAQIALTLENGARYEAAGKLQFSDVSVDQGTGSVTVRAVFPNKNNILLPGMFVRARLEQGVNNNAMLIPQVGVTHDQSGRPVALVVGGDGKVNQVVLTTSGTRGADWIVTDGVKPGDQVVVQGTDKVRSGAQAKAVPAKLPPAAGAPAAAAAPAAPAPAKTGSGS